Below is a genomic region from Syntrophorhabdales bacterium.
GTGCGCATCATCCTGGGTGAACTCACGCACCCTCAGTAGACCATGGAGCACTCCCGACTTCTCATGCCTGCAGACAGTGCCCAGCTCAAAGTAGCGCAGCGGCAAGTCCCGGTAACTGCGGATGTCTGATTTGTAGACCATGATATGAGAGACGCAGTTCATCGGTTTAATGCCGTACTCCACGTCATCCACCGTGGTGAAGTACATGTTCTCCCGATAATTCTCGTAGTGGCCGGACTTCTTCCACATGTCCAGCTTCAGTATCTGGGGACCGACCACGAACTGATATCCCCTCTTCAAGTGTTCCTTTCTCTCAAAATCTTCGAGGAGGTAGCGGAGAAGCGCACCATTCGGGTGGTAAATCACCAGTCCCGCGCCGACCTCGTCCGAGATACTGAAAAGATCAAGCTCCTTGCCCAGTCTCCGGTGGTCCCGCTTCTTCACCTCTTCGAGGAAGGCTATGTGTTTCTGGAGGGCCTCTTCGCTGGCAAAGGCCGTCCCGTAAATCCGTGTCAACATCTTATTTCTTTCGTCGCCCCGCCAGTAAGCGCCAGCCAGGTGGAGCAACTTGAATGCAGGAATTTTCCCCGTAGAAGGAAGATGCGGGCCGCGGCACAGGTCCGTGAACCCGTTTTGCGAGTAAATGCTCACCTCGTCGTCAGCGATTTCGCTTATCAGTTCAACTTTAAAATCTTCTCCCCATTTTCTGAAAAGTTCTATTGCCTCTTTTTTCTTAACCACTTTTCGATGGATAGGCAGATCCTTATCGATGATCTCGCGCATCTGCTTCTCTATTTTCGGGAGGTCTTCCTCGGTGAAACCCGGAGGGTAATCAAAATCATAATAGAAGCCTGTTTCTATGGAAGGACCGATGGTTATCTTCGCTTGCGGAAAGAGCTGTTTCACCGCCTGGGCCATGACGTGAGCCGTGCTGTGGCGCACAATGGCAACTCCCTCGTCGGAATCGATGTAGACGGGGGTGATCTCTCCTTCTTCGACGGGCGTGGCGAGATCGCGGCTCGTTCCGTTCACTTTTGCGGCGACAATCTGACGCCCCTTCGCTGCATCTATTTTCTGGAGGAAATCGAAAAAAGTTGTCCCGGTTTCAACCGAATATTCTTTACCCATATACTGTACTGTCACGCCTAACACCTATCCTAAGAAATCAAAAGGCATCCTATGATGCCTCAGACTGCTTTGCTTTCCGCGGTACGGCTTGCAGCCGTATTTTCGGCGCAAGACTCCATTTTGGTCCACGAAGCGCTATTTTACTTTTTTT
It encodes:
- the thrS gene encoding threonine--tRNA ligase — its product is MTVQYMGKEYSVETGTTFFDFLQKIDAAKGRQIVAAKVNGTSRDLATPVEEGEITPVYIDSDEGVAIVRHSTAHVMAQAVKQLFPQAKITIGPSIETGFYYDFDYPPGFTEEDLPKIEKQMREIIDKDLPIHRKVVKKKEAIELFRKWGEDFKVELISEIADDEVSIYSQNGFTDLCRGPHLPSTGKIPAFKLLHLAGAYWRGDERNKMLTRIYGTAFASEEALQKHIAFLEEVKKRDHRRLGKELDLFSISDEVGAGLVIYHPNGALLRYLLEDFERKEHLKRGYQFVVGPQILKLDMWKKSGHYENYRENMYFTTVDDVEYGIKPMNCVSHIMVYKSDIRSYRDLPLRYFELGTVCRHEKSGVLHGLLRVREFTQDDAHIFLRPDQLHEEISNIIAFVKDVMALFGFAFELEISTRPEEKYIGTLETWDRAERTLKEVLDKEGLPYDINEGDGAFYGPKIDVKLKDALGRKWQCATIQVDFALPERFELTYVDKDGQRKRPVMLHRVVLGAIERFIGVLIEHYAGKFPLWLSPQQVVVMTITDDQIEYAKATHDAMIAEGIRSQLDTRNEKLNMKIREAILKKIPYLVIVGKKEVEEKTLSVRSRDGGEQKNVTLADFIRRLKEETSNRR